One segment of Massilia sp. Se16.2.3 DNA contains the following:
- a CDS encoding two-component regulator propeller domain-containing protein, which yields MSAILQDRAGFMWFAGQGGLSRYDGYRFVTYKHDPLDPRSLADDSVQALIEDRTGQLWVGTRNGLQRFDRQREDFTPYRAPRPDCSRATTSTCAPSQPTVQDSYGWPRAPDWCVSTRPASASSSCATGKRTQARWRPTRYMRSPSTRRGDSGPVPPPASTTWRPAAAASPTFRWRHRRRPIPSASRCARWPSTPRRSGSAPRAGWKHGRPAAASRVRAVISARKRASARARSPRCTATGKAGSGQAPRTKA from the coding sequence GTGAGCGCGATTCTCCAGGACCGTGCCGGCTTCATGTGGTTTGCCGGGCAGGGCGGCCTCTCCCGCTACGATGGCTACCGCTTCGTCACCTACAAGCACGATCCGCTCGACCCGCGCAGCCTGGCCGACGATTCGGTGCAGGCGCTCATCGAGGACCGTACCGGCCAGCTGTGGGTCGGCACCCGCAACGGCCTGCAGCGCTTCGACCGCCAGCGCGAGGATTTCACGCCCTACCGGGCGCCGCGCCCGGACTGCAGCCGGGCGACTACCTCGACGTGCGCGCCATCGCAGCCGACCGTTCAGGACAGCTATGGCTGGCCACGCGCACCGGACTGGTGCGTTTCGACCCGGCCAGCAAGCGCGTCGAGCTCCTGCGCCACCGGGAAACGGACCCAAGCTCGCTGGCGTCCGACGAGGTATATGCGCTCGCCTTCGACGCGGCGGGGGGACTCTGGGCCGGTACCGCCGCCGGCGTCGACTACCTGGCGCCCGGCAGCCGCCGCCTCGCCCACTTTCCGGTGGAGGCATCGGCGCAGGCCGATCCCCAGCGCAAGCAGGTGCGCGCGCTGGCCTTCGACGCCGCGACGCTCTGGGTCGGCACCGCGCGCGGGCTGGAAGCATGGAAGGCCGGCGGCGGCCAGCCGCGTGCGCGCCGTCATTTCGGCGCGAAAGAGGGCATCGGCCAGGGCGCGGTCACCACGCTGTACCGCGACGGGCAAGGCAGGCTCTGGGCAGGCACCCAGAACGAAGGCCTGA
- a CDS encoding sensor histidine kinase translates to MRPDGRPAACLLAGAAGPGLHEPGRQRLPGDRGTPGGWRRPGPGPAGDPQPRRRAVPVPEFEDSGCGIPEAAVGRIYDPFFSTKPPGEGTGLGLSISFGIVERHGGSLRVRSTVGAGTCFTVQLPLAAPGGA, encoded by the coding sequence ATGCGACCTGACGGCCGACCCGCCGCTTGCCTGCTGGCCGGCGCAGCTGGGCCAGGTCTTCATGAACCTGGTCGTCAACGCCTGCCAGGCGATCGAGGCACGCCGGGCGGGTGGCGACGACCCGGGCCCGGGCCTGCTGGCGATCCGCAGCCGCGCCGACGCGCAGTTCCTGTACCGGAATTCGAGGACAGCGGCTGTGGCATCCCCGAGGCTGCCGTCGGCAGGATCTACGACCCCTTCTTCAGCACCAAGCCGCCCGGCGAAGGCACCGGGCTCGGACTGTCGATTTCGTTCGGGATCGTCGAGCGCCACGGCGGCAGCCTGCGCGTGCGCTCGACGGTGGGCGCGGGTACCTGCTTCACGGTGCAGCTGCCGCTGGCGGCGCCTGGAGGGGCCTGA
- a CDS encoding DUF3103 family protein — MKVLNKLVLALAIGGAMMATAHGAGGPGTRQVPGQQAAVVDQAKRLGAWSVARLLADPQATSVLARRVSLDGKPVMLDTIVSDLTRRAGAANAAGGSVAGMSASVRADAEQLRVVDQRLREHKGIGADSRSLMQLRLYTPAGYSGHVDWDKLLVAYAPAGKRREWMEVEAFDKLGRSHRLDARVAPAYPVLIAGINGREDMRAGIAYLNRRLRAAGMQSAPAIAGHSLAGGVQAMAGGIETSKLTHVSLKNDQEPWVSGGAEIFAVVSGVQPDQAKAELTVVDMPYLDNDGTTYAPNQIMIFWSSYRYGAANIQLFEHDDSTNYQELAVALSQGVTTLLGAFAPQYAVIGQVATAILKVMPAGWFSNDDDYVDSFYTLEKGRTYTNYGGAAGNAVISLSPYTLQ; from the coding sequence ATGAAAGTACTGAACAAGCTGGTGCTGGCACTGGCGATCGGCGGCGCGATGATGGCCACCGCCCACGGCGCCGGCGGGCCCGGCACCCGGCAAGTGCCCGGCCAGCAGGCCGCCGTGGTCGACCAGGCCAAGCGCCTGGGCGCCTGGAGTGTGGCGCGCCTCCTTGCCGACCCGCAGGCCACAAGCGTGCTGGCCCGGCGCGTGAGCCTGGATGGCAAGCCGGTCATGCTCGACACCATCGTCAGCGACCTGACCCGTCGCGCTGGTGCGGCCAACGCTGCCGGCGGCAGCGTCGCTGGCATGTCCGCCAGCGTGCGCGCGGATGCCGAGCAGCTGCGCGTCGTGGACCAGCGCCTGCGCGAGCACAAGGGCATCGGCGCCGACAGCAGGAGCCTGATGCAGCTACGCCTCTACACACCGGCAGGCTACAGCGGACACGTCGACTGGGACAAGCTGCTCGTCGCGTATGCGCCCGCCGGCAAGCGCCGCGAATGGATGGAGGTGGAAGCCTTCGACAAGCTGGGCCGCAGCCATCGCCTCGACGCCCGCGTCGCCCCCGCGTATCCGGTGCTCATCGCCGGCATCAACGGCCGTGAAGACATGCGCGCCGGCATCGCCTACCTGAACCGCCGCCTGCGCGCGGCCGGCATGCAGTCGGCACCGGCGATCGCAGGACACAGCCTGGCCGGTGGCGTCCAGGCCATGGCCGGCGGTATCGAGACCAGCAAGCTGACCCACGTCTCCCTGAAGAACGACCAGGAGCCCTGGGTGTCCGGCGGCGCGGAAATCTTCGCCGTCGTCTCCGGCGTCCAGCCCGACCAGGCCAAGGCCGAGCTGACGGTGGTCGACATGCCTTACCTCGACAACGACGGCACCACCTATGCGCCCAACCAGATCATGATTTTCTGGAGCAGCTACCGCTATGGCGCGGCCAACATCCAGCTGTTCGAGCATGACGACAGCACCAATTACCAGGAACTTGCCGTGGCCCTGTCACAGGGCGTGACGACGCTGCTCGGTGCCTTCGCGCCCCAGTACGCGGTGATCGGCCAGGTGGCCACGGCCATCCTGAAGGTCATGCCGGCCGGCTGGTTTTCGAACGACGACGACTACGTCGACTCGTTCTACACGCTGGAAAAAGGCCGCACCTACACGAACTACGGCGGCGCCGCCGGCAACGCCGTGATCAGCCTGTCGCCCTACACGCTGCAATAG
- a CDS encoding response regulator produces the protein MEEHGKLSVLVIDPNPGMRSNLQNMLNLSGIHKIEFAVNAGTAIRQLARRAYDIVLCEYDLGGGVGGSDGQDGQQLLEDLRHHRLLSPWTIFIMLTSEAVYGKVIGAAELAPTDYVLKPFTADTLGARIGRALERRAVLLPTYQLVAGGKLREAIRSATAAEIAHPRHALDLARLRAELHASLDEHAQAEETYRKVLAHRSLGWAGLGLARAEFAQGPSRCGPRDAGALIGANPRLMAAYDLLARCHEAAGDAAGAQKVLEEAVAISPHLVRRLRKLGEVALAAGDAASAEKSFKQVVARARYSEFRDPEDHLRLVQALVRRGDAVQASGVVRDLERSLRAGPELDACLNIANAALHEAAGNKGAALAGLQAAVAAVRSATTLSTGLKLGLVRSCLAHRLDAQARK, from the coding sequence ATGGAAGAACATGGCAAGCTGTCGGTACTGGTGATCGACCCGAATCCCGGCATGCGCAGCAACCTGCAGAACATGCTGAACCTGTCCGGCATTCACAAGATCGAGTTCGCCGTGAATGCCGGCACCGCGATCCGCCAGCTGGCGCGGCGCGCCTACGACATCGTGCTGTGCGAATACGACCTCGGCGGCGGTGTCGGCGGCAGCGACGGCCAGGACGGCCAGCAGCTGCTCGAAGACCTGCGCCACCATCGGCTGCTGAGCCCCTGGACGATCTTCATCATGCTGACCTCCGAAGCCGTCTACGGCAAGGTGATCGGCGCGGCCGAGCTGGCGCCGACCGACTATGTCCTGAAACCCTTCACGGCCGACACCCTCGGCGCCCGCATCGGGCGCGCGCTCGAGCGGCGCGCGGTGCTGCTGCCCACCTACCAGCTGGTAGCAGGTGGCAAGCTGCGCGAGGCGATCCGCTCGGCCACCGCGGCCGAGATCGCGCATCCGCGCCATGCGCTCGACCTGGCACGCCTGCGCGCCGAGCTGCACGCCAGCCTGGACGAGCACGCCCAGGCCGAGGAAACCTATCGCAAGGTGCTGGCCCACCGCAGCCTCGGCTGGGCGGGGCTGGGCCTGGCACGCGCCGAGTTCGCCCAGGGGCCGTCTCGATGCGGCCCGCGCGACGCTGGGGCGCTGATCGGCGCCAATCCGCGCCTGATGGCTGCCTACGACCTGCTGGCGCGCTGCCACGAGGCCGCGGGCGACGCCGCCGGCGCCCAGAAGGTGCTCGAGGAAGCGGTGGCAATTTCGCCCCACCTGGTACGGCGCCTGCGCAAACTCGGTGAAGTGGCGCTGGCGGCGGGCGACGCGGCAAGCGCCGAAAAATCCTTCAAGCAGGTCGTCGCTCGCGCGCGCTATTCGGAATTTCGCGATCCGGAAGACCACCTGCGCCTGGTGCAGGCCCTCGTCCGGCGCGGCGACGCGGTGCAGGCGTCCGGCGTCGTGCGCGACCTGGAGCGCTCGCTGCGCGCCGGGCCCGAGCTCGACGCCTGCCTGAACATCGCCAACGCGGCCCTGCACGAGGCCGCCGGCAACAAGGGCGCGGCACTCGCCGGCCTGCAGGCGGCCGTCGCCGCCGTGCGCAGTGCCACGACGCTGTCGACCGGGCTGAAACTGGGCCTGGTGCGCTCCTGCCTGGCCCACCGGCTCGACGCGCAGGCCCGGAAGTGA
- the purL gene encoding phosphoribosylformylglycinamidine synthase — protein sequence MLILPGSNALSVFRSQRLLSQLQAAAPAIAGVQARFYHFIDTSAPLSTSDTERLGAMLTYGEPVPETLYEGATEEFFVIPRLGTISPWASKATDIAHNCGMTHVHRIERGVAYKVVLKSGILGSSIGAPKKLSNEETEAVAALLHDRMTETVLRSAEGAGALFDELAGKGLESVDVLGQGREALLRANKELGLAMSIDEIDYLFEAFTRAGRNPTDVELMMFAQANSEHCRHKIFNADWIIDGVKQERSLFQMIKNTHQLQPKGTIVAYSDNSSIMEGALVTRFYPQGANQEYAPSTQLTHTLMKVETHNHPTAISPFPGASTGAGGEIRDEGATGRGAKPKAGLTGFTVSNLMLPGAQQPRENAADVTATGDKGTAAVYGKPERIASPLQIMIDGPLGGAAFSNEFGRPVLGGYFRTYEQNAGAAGGVYGYHKPIMIAGGIGNIADEHTFKNDIPPGSLLIQLGGPGMRIGMGGSAASSMATGTNTADLDFDSVQRGNPEMERRAQEVINGCWQLGASNPIISIHDVGAGGLSNAFPEIVNDSRRGAIFDLRKIQLEESGMAPKEIWSNESQERYVLAIAPESLDVFKALCERERSPFAVIGVATEERQLKLVDPQNGNNPVDMPMDVLLGKPPKMLRDVAHVERTLPAVDLTGIELAEAARRVLLLPTVADKSFLITIGDRSVGAMTARDQMVGPRQVPVADCAVTTMSHEGYRGEAMAMGERTPLATIDAAASGRMAVGEAITNIAAASIASIEDIKLSANWMAACGQPGQDAALFDTVRAVGMELCPALGISIPVGKDSLSMRTTWRDEGQDKSVISPVSLIVSAFAPVPDARRVLTPQLRLDKGETVLVLIDLGRGKNRMGASALAQVTQQLGDSVPDVDSPDDLKAFFAAIGRLNLDGKLLAYHDRSDGGLFATLCEMAFAGRAGVSVNLDILAMEGEHASDWGDAKNWASQVGERRNELTLRALFNEELGAVVQVRQEDKSLVMNVLRELNLGACSHIIGKVNDRGTIEFTRDAKVIYSERRSSLHRLWSETSWRIARLRDNPDCADQEYERLLDESDPGLSPKLSFDPEIDVAAPFIALGVRPRVAILREQGVNSHVETAWAMHRAGFAAVDVHMSDLIAGRATLADFHGVIAVGGFSYGDVLGAGEGWAKTILFNNQLADQFAAFFARQDTFGLGVCNGCQMLANLKPIIPGAHAWPKFTRNKSEQFEARFGMVEVLDSPSIFFEGMAGTQAPLAIAHGEGYADFSLTGDLNQVVQSLRYVDNRGQATETYPFNPNGSPGGLTAVTTPDGRFTAMMPHAERVLRTVVHSWAPEGWGEDGPWMRMFRNARKWVG from the coding sequence ATGTTGATTCTGCCGGGTTCCAACGCCCTGTCCGTATTTCGTAGCCAACGCCTCCTGAGCCAGCTGCAAGCCGCCGCGCCGGCCATTGCCGGGGTCCAGGCCCGCTTCTACCACTTCATCGATACCAGCGCACCGCTGTCGACGAGCGACACCGAGCGCCTCGGCGCGATGCTGACCTACGGCGAACCGGTGCCGGAAACGCTGTACGAAGGGGCGACGGAGGAATTCTTCGTCATCCCGCGCCTGGGCACGATCTCCCCCTGGGCATCGAAGGCGACCGACATCGCCCACAACTGCGGCATGACGCATGTGCACCGCATCGAGCGCGGCGTGGCCTACAAGGTGGTCCTCAAGAGCGGCATCCTGGGCAGCAGCATTGGCGCACCGAAGAAGCTGTCGAACGAGGAAACCGAGGCGGTAGCGGCCTTGCTGCACGACCGCATGACGGAAACGGTGCTGCGCAGCGCCGAAGGAGCGGGCGCGCTCTTCGACGAGCTCGCGGGCAAGGGGCTGGAATCGGTCGACGTGCTGGGGCAGGGCCGCGAAGCGCTGCTGCGCGCGAACAAGGAACTCGGCCTGGCGATGTCGATCGACGAGATCGATTACCTGTTCGAGGCCTTCACCAGGGCGGGACGCAACCCGACCGACGTCGAGCTGATGATGTTCGCCCAGGCGAACTCGGAACACTGCCGCCACAAGATCTTCAACGCCGACTGGATCATCGATGGCGTGAAGCAGGAGCGCTCGCTGTTCCAGATGATCAAGAACACCCACCAGCTGCAGCCCAAGGGCACGATCGTCGCCTACAGCGACAATTCCTCGATCATGGAAGGGGCGCTTGTTACCCGCTTCTATCCGCAAGGCGCGAACCAGGAATATGCGCCAAGTACGCAGCTGACCCACACCCTGATGAAGGTCGAGACCCATAACCACCCGACCGCGATTTCCCCGTTCCCGGGCGCCTCCACCGGCGCCGGCGGCGAGATCCGCGACGAGGGCGCGACCGGCCGCGGCGCCAAGCCGAAGGCGGGCCTGACCGGTTTCACGGTGTCGAACCTCATGCTGCCGGGCGCGCAGCAGCCCCGGGAGAACGCGGCCGACGTCACCGCCACGGGCGACAAGGGCACGGCCGCCGTCTACGGCAAGCCGGAGCGCATCGCTTCGCCCCTGCAGATCATGATCGATGGCCCGCTCGGCGGCGCCGCCTTCAGCAACGAATTCGGCCGTCCCGTGCTGGGCGGCTACTTCCGCACCTATGAACAGAACGCGGGCGCCGCGGGCGGCGTCTACGGCTACCACAAGCCGATCATGATCGCCGGCGGCATCGGCAACATCGCGGACGAACACACCTTCAAGAACGATATCCCGCCAGGCAGCCTCCTGATCCAGCTGGGCGGACCGGGCATGCGCATCGGCATGGGCGGCTCGGCCGCGTCCTCGATGGCAACCGGCACCAACACGGCCGACCTCGATTTTGACTCGGTCCAGCGCGGCAACCCGGAGATGGAACGCCGCGCCCAGGAAGTCATCAACGGCTGCTGGCAGCTGGGAGCTAGCAACCCCATCATCTCGATCCACGACGTCGGCGCCGGCGGCCTGTCGAACGCCTTCCCCGAGATCGTCAACGATTCCAGGCGCGGTGCGATCTTCGACCTGCGCAAGATCCAGCTCGAGGAAAGCGGCATGGCGCCGAAAGAAATCTGGTCGAACGAATCGCAGGAACGCTATGTTCTCGCGATCGCGCCGGAAAGCCTGGACGTGTTCAAGGCCCTGTGCGAGCGCGAGCGGTCGCCCTTTGCCGTGATCGGCGTGGCGACCGAGGAACGCCAGCTGAAGCTGGTCGACCCACAGAACGGCAACAACCCGGTCGACATGCCGATGGACGTCCTGCTCGGCAAACCGCCGAAGATGCTGCGCGACGTAGCGCACGTCGAGCGTACGCTGCCGGCCGTCGACCTCACCGGCATCGAACTGGCGGAAGCGGCGCGCCGCGTGCTGCTGCTACCGACCGTGGCCGACAAATCCTTCCTGATCACCATCGGCGACCGCTCGGTCGGCGCCATGACTGCGCGCGACCAGATGGTCGGCCCCCGGCAGGTGCCGGTGGCCGATTGCGCCGTCACCACCATGAGCCATGAAGGCTACCGGGGCGAAGCGATGGCGATGGGCGAGCGCACCCCGCTGGCCACCATCGACGCCGCCGCTTCGGGCCGCATGGCCGTCGGCGAGGCGATCACCAACATCGCAGCCGCGTCCATCGCCAGTATCGAAGACATCAAGCTGTCGGCGAACTGGATGGCCGCCTGCGGCCAGCCTGGCCAGGACGCCGCCCTGTTCGATACCGTCCGGGCCGTCGGCATGGAACTGTGCCCGGCGCTGGGCATCAGCATCCCGGTCGGCAAGGATTCGCTGTCGATGCGCACGACCTGGCGCGACGAGGGCCAGGACAAGTCGGTGATCTCGCCGGTGTCCCTGATCGTCTCGGCTTTCGCGCCGGTCCCGGACGCGCGCCGCGTGCTCACGCCGCAGCTGCGCCTGGACAAGGGCGAGACCGTGCTGGTGCTGATCGACCTGGGCCGCGGCAAGAACCGCATGGGTGCATCGGCGCTCGCACAGGTCACCCAGCAGCTCGGCGACAGCGTGCCCGACGTCGATTCGCCCGATGACCTGAAGGCCTTCTTCGCCGCCATCGGGCGCCTGAACCTGGACGGCAAGCTGCTGGCCTACCACGATCGCTCGGACGGCGGCCTGTTCGCCACCCTGTGCGAGATGGCTTTTGCCGGCCGCGCCGGCGTATCGGTCAACCTCGACATCCTGGCGATGGAAGGCGAGCATGCCTCCGACTGGGGCGATGCCAAGAACTGGGCCAGCCAGGTGGGCGAGCGCCGCAATGAGCTGACCCTGCGCGCACTGTTCAACGAGGAACTGGGCGCTGTCGTGCAGGTGCGCCAGGAAGACAAGAGCCTGGTGATGAACGTGCTGCGCGAGCTGAACCTCGGCGCCTGCAGCCACATCATCGGCAAGGTCAACGACCGTGGCACGATCGAGTTCACGCGCGACGCGAAGGTCATCTACAGCGAGCGCCGCAGCAGCCTGCACCGCCTCTGGTCCGAGACCAGCTGGCGCATTGCGCGCCTGCGCGACAACCCGGACTGCGCCGACCAGGAATACGAGCGCCTGCTCGACGAAAGCGATCCGGGCCTGTCGCCCAAGCTCAGCTTTGATCCGGAAATCGACGTGGCCGCGCCCTTCATCGCGCTTGGGGTGCGTCCGCGCGTGGCCATCCTGCGCGAACAGGGCGTCAACTCGCACGTCGAGACGGCCTGGGCGATGCACCGCGCCGGCTTTGCGGCGGTGGACGTGCACATGAGCGACCTGATCGCCGGCCGCGCCACATTGGCCGACTTCCACGGCGTGATCGCGGTGGGCGGCTTCTCCTACGGCGACGTGCTGGGCGCCGGCGAGGGCTGGGCCAAGACCATCCTGTTCAACAATCAGCTGGCCGACCAGTTCGCGGCCTTCTTCGCGCGCCAGGATACGTTCGGGCTTGGCGTATGCAACGGCTGCCAGATGCTCGCCAACCTGAAGCCCATCATCCCGGGCGCCCATGCCTGGCCGAAGTTCACGCGCAACAAGTCCGAGCAATTCGAAGCGCGCTTCGGCATGGTCGAAGTGCTGGACTCGCCGTCGATTTTCTTCGAGGGGATGGCCGGGACCCAGGCACCGCTGGCGATCGCGCACGGCGAGGGCTACGCCGACTTCTCGCTCACCGGCGACCTCAACCAGGTGGTGCAGTCGCTGCGCTACGTCGACAACCGCGGGCAAGCCACCGAGACCTATCCGTTCAACCCGAATGGTTCGCCTGGCGGACTCACCGCGGTGACCACGCCGGACGGGCGCTTCACCGCCATGATGCCGCACGCCGAGCGCGTGCTGCGCACCGTCGTCCATTCCTGGGCGCCGGAAGGCTGGGGCGAAGACGGTCCGTGGATGCGCATGTTCCGCAACGCGCGCAAGTGGGTAGGCTGA
- a CDS encoding peptidyl-prolyl cis-trans isomerase, which yields MMLKPTRLLLAMTVMLAAPVFAQNVATVNGKPIPASRLDQEVKRAVASGAEDSPQVRQAIKQDLISAEVLIQEAEKQKLATRPDVKSALENMRLKIMFDAMVSDFLKKNPVKDAEIKAAYDRIKAGAPEKEYRVRHILVENEADAKAIIAKLKGGARFEELAKQSKDKGSAAQGGDLGSPQSGGWVDVRPFAAEFNKALFALQKGAITDTPVKTEHGYHVIKLEDSRVPTLPPLEQVKRQLGEQVAQRKVAEFQQSLMKKAKIQ from the coding sequence ATGATGTTGAAGCCAACCCGCCTCCTGCTCGCCATGACCGTCATGCTGGCTGCGCCCGTATTCGCGCAAAATGTCGCGACCGTCAATGGCAAGCCGATCCCGGCATCGCGGCTGGATCAGGAAGTCAAGCGCGCAGTCGCTTCGGGTGCCGAAGACTCGCCGCAAGTGCGCCAGGCGATCAAGCAGGACCTGATCAGCGCCGAAGTACTGATACAGGAAGCCGAGAAGCAGAAACTGGCTACCCGCCCTGATGTGAAGTCTGCCCTGGAGAACATGCGCCTGAAGATCATGTTCGACGCAATGGTGAGCGACTTCCTGAAGAAGAATCCGGTCAAGGACGCCGAGATCAAGGCCGCGTACGACCGGATCAAGGCCGGTGCGCCTGAGAAGGAATATCGCGTGCGCCATATCCTGGTCGAAAACGAAGCCGATGCCAAGGCCATCATCGCGAAGCTCAAGGGCGGCGCCCGTTTCGAGGAACTGGCCAAGCAGAGCAAGGACAAGGGCTCCGCAGCCCAGGGCGGCGACCTGGGTTCGCCGCAGAGCGGTGGCTGGGTCGACGTGCGTCCTTTCGCGGCGGAATTCAACAAGGCGCTGTTTGCGCTGCAAAAAGGCGCGATCACCGACACGCCGGTGAAGACCGAACACGGCTACCACGTGATCAAGCTGGAAGACAGCCGCGTGCCGACCCTGCCGCCGCTCGAACAGGTCAAGCGTCAGCTCGGCGAACAGGTGGCGCAGCGTAAAGTGGCAGAATTCCAGCAGTCGCTGATGAAGAAGGCCAAGATTCAGTAA
- a CDS encoding peptidyl-prolyl cis-trans isomerase → MTLKPASLLLALTAVVAAPAFAQNAAVVNGKAIPSARVEEAVKQIVAGGRAPDSPELREDIKQQLIFREVVMQEALKGGYDKKPQVKAAVDDARRAILIQALGRDYLTKNPVSEADVKAAYDRYAKETAASKDFHLRHILLATEDEAKAVIAKLKGGAKFEDLVKQSKDTGTAGKGGDLDWQESSFLPPETAAAMAKLPKGGFLDTPVRGPYGFHVFKVDDSRPTVVRKFEEKQQELGNQLVQQKVAAYYGELIKKAKVQ, encoded by the coding sequence ATGACTTTGAAGCCAGCCAGCCTGCTGTTAGCCCTGACCGCTGTGGTCGCAGCACCCGCATTTGCCCAGAACGCTGCCGTTGTCAACGGCAAGGCCATCCCGAGCGCCCGCGTCGAGGAAGCCGTCAAGCAGATCGTGGCCGGCGGCCGCGCCCCGGACAGCCCGGAACTGCGCGAAGACATCAAGCAACAGCTGATCTTCCGCGAAGTGGTCATGCAGGAAGCGCTCAAGGGCGGCTACGACAAGAAGCCCCAGGTCAAGGCCGCAGTCGACGACGCGCGCCGCGCGATTCTCATCCAGGCGCTCGGACGCGACTACCTGACGAAGAATCCGGTCTCCGAGGCCGATGTCAAGGCAGCCTACGACCGTTACGCGAAAGAAACGGCGGCATCGAAGGATTTCCACCTCCGTCATATCCTGCTCGCCACCGAAGACGAAGCCAAGGCCGTCATCGCCAAGCTCAAGGGCGGCGCGAAATTCGAGGACCTCGTCAAGCAAAGCAAGGATACCGGCACTGCCGGCAAAGGCGGCGATCTCGACTGGCAGGAAAGCAGCTTCCTTCCACCTGAAACCGCTGCCGCGATGGCCAAGCTGCCAAAAGGCGGCTTCCTCGATACGCCCGTACGCGGCCCCTATGGCTTCCATGTGTTCAAGGTCGACGACTCGCGCCCGACCGTGGTGCGCAAGTTCGAGGAAAAGCAGCAGGAACTTGGCAACCAGCTGGTGCAGCAGAAAGTCGCTGCCTACTACGGCGAGCTGATCAAGAAGGCAAAGGTGCAGTAA